A single region of the Sciurus carolinensis chromosome 16, mSciCar1.2, whole genome shotgun sequence genome encodes:
- the LOC124966175 gene encoding SIGLEC family-like protein 1 translates to MASNTAVSSATNSSSSGLHFALEPEDHSILLGRHLNIPLESLAKSILATLQAVLPARLLDSSCSLEKTLQCSCSFHGIPTPSVQWWMGGTPVGVSGVDGGLQVTSTTLGPWANSTISLRGGPETVRRLRCEGRNPYGIHTSSFFLIPDRNLVSSVFLKGLVQGVVYGAILSALLLLCLVLLAMRILKWRAKEALALGRPELLGQPEASKESEATNPQAWAGAQGSSRRKKSEAL, encoded by the exons ATGGCCTCCAACACTGCTGTCTCCAGCGCCACCaattcctcctcctctgggctgcACTTTGCCCTGGAACCTGAGGACCACAGCATCTTGCTTGGACGTCACTTGAACATCCCCTTAGAGAGCTTGGCCAAAAGTATCCTGGCCACGCTCCAAGCAGTCT TGCCCGCCAGGCTGCTGGACTCTTCTTGCTCCCTGGAGAAGACACTGCAGTGCAGCTGCTCCTTCCACGGGATCCCCACACCCTCTGTGCAGTGGTGGATGGGAGGTACCCCTGTGGGTGTGAGTGGCGTGGACGGTGGCCTCCAGGTGACTTCTACCACGCTGGGCCCCTGGGCCAACAGCACCATCAGCCTTAGAGGGGGTCCAGAAACAGTCAGGAGGCTGCGCTGTGAGGGCAGGAACCCGTATGGAATCCACACGTCCAGCTTCTTCCTGATACCAG ATAGGAATTTGGTTTCCAGCGTGTTCCTGAAGGGGCTGGTCCAGGGTGTGGTGTACGGGGCCATCCTGTCTGCACTCCTCTTGCTCTGCCTTGTCCTCCTGGC GATGAGGATTCTTAAATGGAGGGCCAAGGAAGCACTGGCCCTGGGGAGACCAGAGTTGCTGGGCCAGCCAGAAGCATCCAAGGAGTCCGAGGCTACAAACCCCCAGGCCTGGGCTGGAG CCCAGGGCTCtagcagaagaaagaagagcGAAGCCCTGTGA
- the Iglon5 gene encoding igLON family member 5, with protein sequence MPPPAPGARLRLLAAAALAGLAVISRGLLSQSLEFSSPADNYTVCEGDNATLSCFIDEHVTRVAWLNRSNILYAGNDRWTSDPRVRLLIHTPEEFSILITQVGLGDEGLYTCSFQTRHQPYTTQVYLIVHVPARIVNISSPVTVNEGGNVNLLCLAVGRPEPTVTWRQLRDGFTSEGEILEISDIQRGQAGEYECVTHNGVNSAPDSRRVLVTVNYPPTITDVTSARTALGRAALLRCEAMAVPPADFQWYKDDRLLSSGTAEGLKVQTERTRSMLLFANVSARHYGNYTCRAANRLGASSASMRLLRPGSLENSAPRPPGPLTLLSALGWLWWRL encoded by the exons ATGCCCCCCCCTGCGCCCGGGGCCCGGCTCCGGCTCCTCGCCGCCGCCGCCCTGGCCGGCCTGGCCGTCATCAGCCGAG GGCTGCTGTCCCAGAGCCTGGAGTTCAGCTCCCCTGCGGACAACTACACCGTGTGCGAAGGCGACAACGCCACCCTCAG CTGCTTCATCGACGAGCACGTGACCCGCGTGGCCTGGCTGAACCGCTCCAACATCCTGTACGCTGGCAATGACCGCTGGACCAGTGACCCTCGGGTGCGGCTGCTCATCCACACGCCGGAAGAGTTCTCCATCCTCATCACCCAGGTGGGGCTCGGGGACGAGGGCCTCTACACCTGCTCCTTCCAGACCCGCCACCAGCCGTACACCACTCAGGTCTACCTCATTGTCCATG TCCCTGCCCGCATTGTGAACATCTCTTCCCCCGTGACAGTCAATGAGGGGGGCAACGTCAACCTGCTCTGCCTGGCTGTGGGGCGACCAGAGCCCACAGTCACCTGGAGGCAGCTCCGAG ACGGCTTCACTTCGGAGGGCGAAATCTTGGAGATTTCCGACATCCAGAGGGGCCAGGCCGGGGAATACGAGTGCGTGACTCACAACGGGGTTAACTCGGCGCCCGACAGCCGCCGTGTACTGGTCACAGTCAACT ATCCCCCGACCATTACGGACGTGACCAGCGCGCGCACCGCCCTGGGCCGGGCAGCCCTCCTGCGCTGCGAAGCCATGGCCGTGCCGCCTGCGGACTTCCAGTGGTACAAGGATGACAGACT GCTGAGCAGTGGCACGGCCGAGGGCCTGAAGGTGCAGACGGAGCGCACCCGCTCGATGCTTCTCTTCGCCAACGTGAGCGCCCGGCATTACGGCAACTACACGTGCCGCGCAGCCAACCGGCTCGGAGCGTCCAGCGCCTCCATGCGACTCTTGC GCCCAGGATCCCTGGAGAACTCAGCCCCGAGGCCCCCGGGGCCGCTGACCCTGCTCTCTGCCCTGGGCTGGCTGTGGTGGAGGCTGTAG
- the Vsig10l gene encoding V-set and immunoglobulin domain-containing protein 10-like: protein MDTLQALPLFLLLVSQVRILALGATSGLQQTNFTSASSLDSAGSSHGLGSKVPPIKPPSQNSPDQSLGSQASAEIPDSNWFPEALNSNDVSGSIWSNVSTEGQHLSPHPIFSEIPGSEVFPDRLDSPVPAKGPVPSFSDRTTASNIAAQIPDTQVPVEAPDSKLPTENLDLEFSAQSSQSQVPSETYSAANFPQQVGGPLAVLVGTTIRLPLAPAPSPGPPAPLVVWRRSSKVLAAGGLGPGAPLISLDPAHRDRLRFDQARGGLELVSAQLDDAGVYTAEVIRGGVSRQIQEFTVSVYEPIPKLSVQPETPETEEGAAELRLRCVGWKPGHGQLSWTRDGRTLKATDPEGAESSRIRAKGDQLLIARPVRSDNARYTCRVRSPFGHAEAAANVSVSYGPDPPVITVSSDRDAAPDLYVTAGSNVTLRCTAASRPPADITWSLADPAEAAVPAGPRLLLPAVGPGHAGAYACLAANPRTGRRRRSLLNLTVADLPLGSPQCSVEGGPGDRSLRFRCSWPGGVPAASLQFQGLPRGVHAGPEPSELLAVVPAHPRLSGVPIVCLAHHLVASRTCTVTPEAPREVLLHQLVEETRSGEAEVALEASGCPPPSRASWAREGRPLAPGGGGRLQLSQDGRRLLISNFSLNLDLGNYSVFCSGALGTGVDQITLIGPSISSWRLQRARDAAVLTWDVERGALISSFVIQAQTEGPELGRATTYDDWVSLLILGSQERSAVLPLPPWTPRAWTLRILPMLGSQPGTPSQSRVYQAGPTLGSGAIAGIVLGSLLGLALLVALLLLCICCLRRFQAKPPKKKKHPPALAPVVLSPEKKMQSVTPAQNPQPLPFKVPLKDSNQMGACQATSPSPVNCPGGKPRTIRAATQV from the exons ATGGACACCCTGCAAGCTCTGccgctcttcctcctcctgg TCTCTCAGGTAAGGATCCTTGCCCTCGGAGCCACTTCTGGACTTCAGCAAACCAACTTTacctctgcctcctccttggACTCAGCTGGCTCCTCCCATGGACTTGGTTCGAAAGTTCCCCCTATCAAACCCCCCAGCCAGAACTCTCCAGATCAGTCTCTGGGTTCACAAGCCTCTGCTGAAATTCCAGATTCCAACTGGTTTCCTGAGGCCCTAAATTCAAATGATGTGTCTGGATCCATTTGGTCAAATGTTTCCACTGAGGGTCAACATTTGAGCCCCCATCCCATCTTCTCTGAGATTCCTGGTTCAGAAGTGTTTCCTGATAGGTTGGATTCCCCAGTTCCTGCCAAAGGTCCTGTGCCTTCCTTCTCTGATAGGACCACAGCTTCAAACATTGCTGCTCAAATTCCTGATACCCAAGTGCCTGTTGAGGCCCCAGATTCAAAACTCCCCACTGAGAATCTGGACCTTGAATTCTCTGCCCAGAGCTCCCAATCCCAAGTTCCTTCAGAGACCTACTCTGCAGCAAATTTCCCCCAGCAGGTTGGGGGGCCTCTTGCTGTGCTGGTGGGGACTACCATCCGACTCCCCCTGGCTccagctcccagccctgggccccctgcccctcTGGTGGTTTGGCGAAGAAGCTCCAAGGTGCTGGCAGCTGGGGGCTTGGGGCCAGGGGCTCCTCTGATCAGCCTGGACCCTGCACACAGAGACCGCCTGAGATTCGACCAGGCCAGAGGTGGGCTGGAACTTGTCTCTGCCCAGTTGGATGATGCTGGGGTCTACACCGCTGAGGTCATCAGGGGTGGGGTCTCCCGGCAGATTCAGGAGTTCACGGTCAGTGTGTATG AGCCCATACCCAAGCTGTCTGTGCAGCCAGAGACCCCAGAGACGGAGGAGGGGGCGGCCGAGCTCAGGCTGCGCTGTGTGGGCTGGAAACCAGGCCATGGGCAGCTGAGCTGGACCAGGGACGGCCGCACCCTGAAGGCCACGGACCCTGAAGGAGCAGAGTCGTCCCGGATTCGCGCAAAGGGCGACCAGCTGCTCATCGCTCGCCCTGTGCGTAGCGACAACGCGCGGTACACCTGCCGTGTCCGCAGCCCCTTTGGCCACGCGGAGGCTGCGGCCAACGTCAGCGTCTCCT ACGGTCCGGATCCGCCGGTCATCACGGTCTCCTCGGATCGCGATGCCGCCCCGGACCTGTATGTCACCGCGGGCAGCAACGTGACCTTGCGCTGCACCGCCGCCTCGCGGCCGCCGGCCGACATCACGTGGAGCCTGGCGGACCCGGCCGAGGCCGCAGTGCCCGCGGGGCCGCGCCTCCTGCTGCCCGCCGTCGGGCCAGGCCACGCGGGCGCCTACGCCTGCCTCGCCGCGAACCCGCGcaccggccgccgccgccgctcgcTGCTCAACCTTACGGTGGCAG ATCTGCCCCTGGGGTCCCCACAGTGCTCAGTAGAAGGAGGTCCCGGAGACCGTAGCCTCCGCTTCCGCTGCTCGTGGCCGGGCGGGGTCCCTGCAGCCTCCCTGCAGTTCCAAGGTCTCCCCCGCGGCGTGCACGCAGGACCCGAGCCCTCTGAGCTTCTGGCGGTGGTTCCCGCCCACCCCCGGCTCAGTGGAGTCCCCATCGTCTGCCTTGCTCACCACCTGGTGGCCTCGCGCACCTGCACTGTCACTCCGG AGGCCCCTAGGGAGGTACTGCTACATCAGCTGGTGGAAGAGACACGGtcaggggaggcagaggtggcCCTGGAGGCCTCTGGCTGTCCCCCACCCTCACGAGCATCCTGGGCCAGGGAAGGAAGGCCCCTGGCTCCAGGAGGCGGGGGTCGCCTGCAACTCAGCCAAGATGGGCGAAGGCTTCTCATTAGCAACTTCAGCCTGAATTTGGACCTGGGAAATTACTCCGTGTTCTGCAGTGGAGCGCTGGGTACTGGGGTCGACCAGATTACCCTTATTG GCCCCTCCATCTCCTCATGGAGGCTACAGAGAGCCCGGGATGCTGCAGTGCTGACTTGGGATGTGGAGCGCGGGGCCCTGATCAGCAGCTTTGTGATCCAGGCACAGACAGAGGGACCTGAACTGGGCAGAGCCACAACCTACGATGACTGGGTCTCCCTGCTCATCCTGGGGTCTCAGGAGCGCTCAGCTGTACTGCCCCTCCCTCCTTGGACCCCCAGGGCCTGGACCTTGCGCATCCTGCCCATGCTGGGGTCCCAGCCAGGGACTCCATCCCAAAGTCGCGTCTATCAGGCAG GCCCCACCTTGGGCTCCGGCGCCATTGCTGGCATCGTCCTGGGCTCCCTATTAGGTTTGGCGCTGCTGGTTGCTCTCCTTCTTCTGTGCATCTGCTGCCTGAGGCGCTTTCAGG CAAAGCctccaaagaaaaagaagcatcCCCCAGCCTTGGCTCCTGTGGTCCTCTCTCCAGAAAAGAAGATGCAGAGTGTGACTCCAGCACAGAACCCACAGCCACTGCCCTTCAAAGTCCCTCTGAAGGACTCTAACCAAATGGGGGCATGCCAA GCCACCAGCCCCAGTCCAGTCAACTGTCCAGGTGGGAAACCAAGGACCATTCGGGCAGCCACGCAGGTGTGA